DNA sequence from the Chloroherpetonaceae bacterium genome:
ATTTAAGGTCAAATGAAATCTGAAATCGCCAACTATTTCCTTCTTCAATCACAGAAAGAATTTTCCCGATGGTATCCACATGACCTTGAACAATATGGCCGCCAAAACGCTCGGTAGCCAGCATCGCCCGCTCGATATTAACTTCATCTCCAACTTTAAGGTGACCTAAAGTGGATTTCATGAGCGTTTCTTCAACAGCGTCAAAAGTAACTCTCGATTTTGAAACATTGGTTACCGTAAGGCAAACTCCATTGATTGCAATACTTTCATCAACACGAAAGGGTTCATCATTTTTTGGAACAATATCAACGGCAATCACCATCGATTTTCCCTTCTTTTCTAAAGAATTCACTTTCCCGATTGCTCGGATTAACCCGGTAAACATCGTTTTATTATTGATTGATGAAAAATAACGATTAAATTCAATCGTTAATTCAACAAGGGATATTTTCAGCCTTGTCAAAAAATAAAATAACCTTCGAAGTAATTATGAACATCTCTGTGAAATTCGCAGTGCTGTTGTTTTTCTCTGTTCTCGTTCAATCCTGCGTCAAAAAGCCAATTGATATTTCGGGCACGGTATCAATGGAATATGCCGGAACGCAAATATCAACGACAAAAGAGAGTTTTGTTTTCTTACTTCATGACTCCATTGCAACTCCCTATTTGAACAAACGAAGAAAAGAATTCCAAGAAGAATTGGAAAGAATGAAAATCGTTCAAAGTGAAATTTTCGCAAAGTTTGATTCTCTTAAGTCGGCGATTTCAAACAAAGAAGTCAAAGCCCTTCACCTACAACTTGATTCCATACAAAGTTCCGCCGTCGAAATCAAAAAGCGAATCAATGAATTCAAACACGATTATGTCGTTTTCACAGCGAAAGAACTTGCAAAAAAAGCGATTCTAACCGCAAAGACAGCAGAGAACGGCGTATTTGGTTTTGATCAAATTTCCATCGGGAAATATGTCCTCATCAGTATCTATGAAGAAAAAGATCATAGTGGATTTCTGATTTCCACCGTTGAATTCACTGGAAAACCAATCAATGTACGCTTAGAAAATCATTCAATCGAGCCCGTATTAATTTATGAGCCCGAAAAGTAAATACCGTTATCTGAAAGTCACGTTTCTGATTCTCCCATTGCTTTTGGCATGTGAAAAGAAATCGGACCTTCGGCGTCTTATTCCAGAAGAGACATTTGTAAAGCTGTATATCGATCTTGAGTTTGCCAAAGTTGATTTTCTTTCTAAACCGGATTCATTGAAAGATACCATTGC
Encoded proteins:
- a CDS encoding riboflavin synthase — protein: MFTGLIRAIGKVNSLEKKGKSMVIAVDIVPKNDEPFRVDESIAINGVCLTVTNVSKSRVTFDAVEETLMKSTLGHLKVGDEVNIERAMLATERFGGHIVQGHVDTIGKILSVIEEGNSWRFQISFDLKFKNWIVAKGSICIDGISLTVASIKDNTFEVAIIPYTYANTILKHKKAGEVVNLEFDIVGKYIEKITASYFSQEPSTAITLDSLVKSGFKESGY